The segment ATtcagctactttttttttaaagtatctaTTATAgaactttgaactttttaaaataaatttcaactTTCTGCCATTTAAGATTAGTTAattgcctttcttttttttttctccgaagagtttttgcagcactagtggcttgtattttttcaacagtaggcagacaggaaggagggtgaggagagggggggcagacatgcggcaaagttcgtcgggaccgggaatcgaacccgcgacgtccgcgtcgaggactaaggcctccaaacgtgaggcgtgctaaccccctgcgccaccacagcatgcctcGTTAATTGCCTTTCTAAGGGGTCATGCAGCTTTAAAAGTGTGGAAAATCAGACGCATCAGACTTCAGTGAAAATGTAATTGTCTGCATAGTTTAAATATGGAAAAGGAAAGAAGATTTCACTTTTCCAGGCAGTAATCGGATGTGTACATGTAAAACTAATGATACCTACAGTGTAAATGACGACATCTTGATCAGTTAAAATGGTAGCGTTGTTTGCAGTGACGATCATGTCGATGAACAGCCACTCATACTGAGTCCGCATCACTTCCCGAGACCACTCTGTGGCCTCTGAAGAGTTGTCACTCGGCTGCAGACGGATCTCTCTGGCTGAAAAAGAGGGGAAATGCTGTAAAAGCTGACCTGGATTTTTCCCAGAAAAACCTCTAAATGTCTCTCTAACGCTTGCTTTTGGGAAATATACTTGTTTCTATTCCATTTATTTACATCATTATGCATTTTATAGCAAAGGTAACAAAAGTAACACGGATTGATGATTAGTTTCAGCCAGCTGAATATTTCTAATCAGGATTTCCTGTTAAACGTCCTTGGCTATATATCTGTTCTCCACATCGGCTTGCTCGTTAATTTCATTTACCCTCCTGATTACACATTTAACATGAGGAAATTAGAAAAGAGGGAAGCATAAACATACAAAGAAGCAGTCGATTACTGCAGTCAGGTAGTGTTGATGCCAGTCAACAGTTGTTTTCTATCAGGACTGTCCTTAACTTGATCGATCCCATTACAGCTTAACATTTCACATGTGGAAAACGTTCGTAGATATGTTGGAAACGTGTTCTCACCCGTGTGTATGATGGACCTGAAGGTGAGGTTGCAGCTCTGAATGTCAAAAGGAAACTTGTATATATGCATCCTGCAGGTGCTCACTAACACCTGGTCGTTCTGAACTTCAACGTCTCCTTTGTTGTTGATGGTGAGGTAAGGACTGGGAGGGGCTTTGTCTTTCTCTGTCctgcataaattaaaaagacaaacaaattaaGTGATTATGGAGGTTTGCAAAGCTTGGGATTCACACATGACAAAGCAATGGATGATAAATATTGCGCTATATTGCCACTAATATTCACAGGTTCTAAGCTTTATAATAAGCAAtaagtaatttaatttttgattttgcagagattaaaaaatctaaacagatTGTAATCCTCCTTTACAGAGGATTTTTGCAGGGTTCTTTCCGGTAAAGTTATTGAAGATTCTGCTTGTCCGTTTTCCCTAAAAGAATATCCTGCGCTGTCACAGGCATCGTGGTTTTCTGCACCATGTCTGGATACATCATTTCACTATAGCTGTCATCCTCTAACTGTCTTAATCGTTATTTTCTCCACACGGTGCACCCTTGACACCTCCATATTCTTAATTCCTGTTACCTCCAGCATCTCATTTATCCCCGCCTGCTGAGCCTCCGGTACAGCAGCCCTCATTGTCTCTGGAACAGCCTTTTTCTCCTGCACTATCGTTATCTTTTCCAGAATTTTGTGAGCAGCGCCATCATCAGAACATGAGTCTCCATCGTCCTCAGATCAAACTTTTTCTGCAAATTATTTATCCTGTGTTCCTGGTCCAAGATGGATTGTAAAGTAAAACACTTTTTGCAGTGGAGCAAAAGAAATAATCGTCTGCTTTATAATCTGTATGTAAGACAGACCAACAATGACTGTGAGCTTTACCAACCAATCAGTGTATTTACCccttttatctttttatcaGTTTCCTGTGAATAAATGGGTTATCTGGTTGGCTTAGCCAATTATTCTGTCCTGCAAGATTACAAGCTTGCACTTTACCTCTTCCTTGAAAATTAGAAGTTCACAATCTTCCACCAAATGTTTATAGCTGCTCTCAATTTGCATAAACCACCTTATGTTTAAATCTTAAGAGacaaatatttagcatttagcaGCACATGTGAGATTCAGAAAGGCATGTAATATTTATTCAcaagttgctgtttttttaatcagccTAAAGATTAAACATGCCAAAGTGTGAGGGTCTCTTGATGTCTCTACACCACATGCAGGATTACACTAATTCACATATAAACACTTACATTTCTACAATCGTAAGATCTGGTTTCCATAAAATTTCAGTACGTAGAGAAACATTATCAATTCCACAAAACTGATCTGGATCCCAAGAAATGTATTCGTTGTTCCacctctgaaaagaaaaataaagaaaaagagcacAGTGTTAAAGACACATTTCTCAGTAGATCTGAGAGTCTCCATTCTAACAGATGGTTGATTTGTTCAGAAGAACTCACTGTGACAGTCCACACATAAGGAATAAATTTCTGGTCTTTTTCAACCTGCAGAGAATAAAGCATCACAAAACCACAACGTAATGCAAAGTCCATCAACACTTAATCTAAACGTGTGACGTTTAGATTAAAATATCATTACTGGGCATTAACCCTGTCACAAACAGGAAGCGTTTCCACTCAGTTCCTCTAATGAACTCTAAATCGTCTTCTTATCACAGTTGATATTAATGTATGGCTCATGCACAAGATTCCTTCTGAGGAAAGCTATTATGTACTTGTGGAGAACCGCAGGCTATTatagttttctagaaaatgttggAGAAACTTATAAAAGCAGCCTGGTCTGTCAAGATTTAggtgcaattttaaaaattacattcttGACTTTagaataaatagataaataatttctaaacaATTTTGAGTATTTAAATCCCTAAATAGTTCAGTTGAGCTCAGCAAAAGTAAGTACAGCTATGGAAGAAAGGAATTAAACTGGAGGCAGTTTTTGCCTCAGgattttaaaacacttaaaaactaAGCTTTACTGGAAGGAATGGCCAggtgttgtttgtgagcataaagtttctcagttatgattatgtttttatttagaggttttttttatttcttctgtcaTGAAATGTCTGGAAATCTCAAGACATAATGTTGTTTCAAAGAAGTCACCTTTTAAAAAGAATTCACACCATCATTTGCTGTCCCTGTGGCTCATTTTTACACTGTGCCTGAGCTAAATGAAGGAGAGGGCATCATGCTGCAGCTGCAACAGTTATCAGAAATGAAGCATAAACTGGTTTGtggaaaaaagcaaattaaaaagaatCCAAAGTAGTGTTAgtagttttgttcttttaagcTATTTTGTCACCAGCATTTATTAATCAGACTGGGTTTACAATCTAGGGAATAAAAATCCCTGTGTAGGGTGCCGGTCTACTAGGTATCCTTATTGTAGCCTATTGAGACTTATTGAGCTAATGAGCTCATCATTACTCTTCTCTGGAGATAAAATCATAGTTTTTGGCTCCATTCTCTGCTGCCTTGTGTctgcctttgttttctttcacaacatttctttattttgcatatttctatatttttcacATGTAGCTGAATCGCaaacacttttgaaaaaaaaatctggtatACCTAtcagatattaaaaataattacttaccACATCTAGGATGGCATAGAGCAGAACTTCCAGTGACACTAGTGTGggatttttatagtttttgacGGGCCGGGTCATGGAGTACAGCTCGTTGTTACTTGACAGGTTTAAATAGTTCAAAACATCATGATAACTGCAGTTCTGCTCAGAATTAATCTCATCTGCAGACGATAAACACaggaaaacacttttcaaaaacagcCGTCACATTTTGTCAATCATTAATGAGATTGATTTCATTTTGACTACAAATGCATTAGCGTCTGTGTGGTTTGTATTCATTGCTACAGAATTTATAATGAGGACATCAGAAACACCGGTTCACAGATACATGTAGTAATTATTAGGATTGATTGTGGGCATTAAGTGGCCATTATGAGACTGCCTCTGACACCATTACAGGGTTTTATAAAAGCAATTCACTAATTATTTAGTAATGTCAACGTGTATCCCAGGAAAAGTTATGTCTTTATCTCTCAAAGATGTTTGTGAGAAAACTTATTTGAAGCAATGGattattttgtagtttaataaatgaataaatatcttCAGACAAAAATGCTATCAGCTAATTAGCTCATAATTATTCCAGCAGCACTACCAAGCAGACAACAtataaaaatggttaaaaagcAGTTcctaaaaaggttttaaatccacatttccccactttttaacaataatttgAAACTCATAAAGCTGAATATTCCTGAGACTTACCAGAGATAAGGAGCAGAAAAAGGAAACCAACCAGCATCTTGACTCCCTCATGCGTATTTGTCCTTTCAGCGTCTCTTTGGAGCTGATGACTGCATGGTGTAGTACTGGAAAGGGGCGGTTCAAGTCACATCTATAGCTGGAGGtctggtggggttttttttcctggtttttcATATTACCATGACTCTGACATCCATTCTCAGACAGAGGCCACGCCCACATGTCCTGCATGAATGTATAAATTTACTTGCAGATCAAGTTACAAAGGAAATGGAAACGTGCTCCGATGGTATATTATATATTCAGTCtggattgttttctttgttttggtgaaaaattcccaaagcaaaacatttaagattCTGCAGGACGAGATTGTAATTGAACCGCTTTCCCCAAGCTTTTGCTGTAAGCAAATGTTACATAAAGGGTGATTTGTGAACTGGATGGCACCATAATTCAAAAGTCTCTTAATGCATGTAGATCAATATGGTAAAGAGTCGCTGCAAAAGAATTCACACAGCCTCTTTTAAATGTTCTTATCTTGAAATGTATGAACTCTTTCCTTTTCAAATTTGAAAACTGAATAAGAcattcaaatatatttactcatttaaaaatgttttatagggTATATTCAAGTagtatttataaaatacaaaatgaaacaaaaccatttgatttaatttgataaaataaaagttcaataTCCATAAATGTTTGGTTAGTTGTGCATTTCAACACCTTTcacatattttcacttttgtaGGAAACACAACAAATCTGTCGACTACGCTCTAAACGTCCTGAATCTATGAAACAGGAGTGCAGCACAAGTAGATCAGATCCTCGCTGAAATGAGTAAAATGAATGTCCATCATCCCGCGTAATATGATTATGGTGCACAAAATAGCAGGCTGGCGAcaataaatatgattaatttattatgtaaaatgagCTGCAAGGTGAAAGAAGGATGATATAAGACAAGAAGGtcagactgaaacaaaaaacatgttttattactgtaactttttcctttttcatacATAATATATAATCTCTTAAACTTTATTACCTCAGTCCATGTGACAATTTCTGATACTGCTGCTCTGTACAAAACATTTATCCTAAAcacactttttatttacaaagccaATGGATGTTGAATATTTTAGGCCTGCTCTAAACTCTAAAGTCAGCCAGATATTCAAGGACAGATTGGACAAAACACCCACTGTGTTGCTGCATAAAATACACCAGGCAGGCATCTGCATACAAATGGAAGGAAAtgttacatgtttaaaaaattgcaCCAAGTGAGTCTAGATATTAAGAATGGGGGaaatttaattatgctgtatttTCTCCATGTGTTAACATGAATgtattaattttctgtttgtgtttattgagaCCCACATGGATTGGAATATACCAACTGTAAAGTATTTGTTAACTGGATTCTCAAACTTTGCTTCAATTTCAAATCTGCATAAACTTTGTTTATAATACAAAATAGAATGCTTCTAAAAGCACAGATAATATTTACAGTGACATTTCCACTCCAGTCATTATCCTTAGTCAAAACGTCAGCTTTCAATAGAACACTACAAACTGATGGCTTTGTACAATACAGTGATATCATgaatgattttccttttttttttttaagagtacCACTCCATAAAGATGAAGGACAGGAAGagtaaaacagttaaaacataaaaaataaagaaaagtcgGTTGATTCTCTTTGCCCAAAATACAGACTTCACTCTCTCCGCTCTGGGGCCAAAATGTCGAAGCATCATGTTCTGCAGCTTCTTCTGCTCATCCAGGATCAACTGCAAAGCGTTTGTATCCCTCGAGTGGCTGCTGTAGTTCACCTGCACACAGATGCAGTCAGTTCACTGGATTTTACTTTCTGAATCAGCGTTTTACAACTTTGTTCTACTCATCTCTGCCTTGATTCTTATTCTGAGGAATCCGAGTGGTACGAGACACACGAAACTCAAATCCTAGTGTTGTCTTCCTATATGTTAATGTGCAGAGGGCTGTGAATAGTGAGAAGTGAAGTGGCTTCATATATAGCAACATAATAAACTTTGCTCTGATCGTGACTTTATCCTGTTCTAAGATTATTTACATCGTAGATTATTTCAATGACCACAGATTTCACAGTCTATATTGAACAAAgattaaactaataaaataatgtgagaCTAATTAGGTTGAGTTCTGGAGTTTGATTTGGACCCAGTGGTCTACAACCTTTACAATCCAGAGCCATTCTTGTTCACAgcccagctaaataaaacttgttttgagCTGCAAATGTTACCTGATCGTTTGAATAAAGACGACtcttaatttttcataaatgtcTGCTTTAGGAAATGtatcataatttttaaaaacacaacattttatttctatttttagtttttgaaactaaaaaaaacaaacatttgcaaaaagaggctgaatagattttatttttgttttgctttaatttgcaaGACTTGTATTTGCtacatcaatttaaaaatatttgttgttaccTCGTCATCCACAGTAAGGAGCTCATGCTTCTTCTCACTTTCACAGACTTTGTAgctgcagccattttgttttttaatttctaaaagaaTAACACATTTGTTAGAAAGAGGAGCATGGATGCATCTTATTATTTAAACATACAAACTTtgcaggatttttctttttaaaaactttgcatgggatttatttattgtagatacataataaactaaaaaaaccGCACGTTTTATATGAGTGGAAATACGCAAACAATAATATAAGATGTCTCACCTGTGCTGcaatcttttgttttcatttgtttgtttttttcctccccattgTCACACAAGCCGAGTTCATCTTCAGAGTCTTTATCTATCAGATACGTTACCAGGATTGTCTCCAGCAGACTGAGCAGCATCAGAGCAAAGATCACAATGCAGTAGGTCGCTTAGAGACAGAAACAGGAGATTAGCGACATGTGTTTGAGTATCTCAAGTCAAATGGAAACCCTTCAGTTCCCAACGTTTTACCTATCAGTGGAGTCCTGTTGGACATGGAGGGCAGGATGTCGTTAAGGATGAGCAGGAGGACAGAGATGGCCAGCAGCACCGTGACTTTGAAGCCCAGCTTCTCCCCTCGATGGTCAGCGATGAAGAAGGATGCGAGGTCCAGGATGAGGAAAAACAGGATGGGCAACAGGAAGTTTATGACGTGGAGTAGAGGTCTCCTCTTTATGGTGACctgacaacatttaaaaacaaagaaaagtttttatttttctgaacttCTTGAGGAGCTTTTTAAACAAAGGAGGTTAGTAAGACATTCAAaccacaaaacaatgttttttatgttctttggTACAAATAATCATTACCTctgaaattttgttttgcatttttggcAACTGTCATTTGGTATTTATAATGCAGATGTTTGCCCAAATcattttctgatttgttctcATAAGTACTAGATGtatagagcaaaacaaaaacataactttgAAGTAAATAAGATATTATGAGCTATTAATATTACATAGAGTACTCTATGAGAGGAAGTAGTTATGGATCAAAATTGTCTCCATATTTAtgatgaaaaaatgtaaatatagttTTTGGCCCCAAAAATGTGAGAATTGACATCACTGATCAAATAGACTCAATGGActtataaaacacagaaagtgaTGTAGCCTAGCATAAAACAGGTATAATGATGATTTGCTGTCAACCTGCtgagtcacaaaaaaaactcaacttcttttaaatctacCAACTGTGTGGTTAGtaggtaaagaaagaaaatgtaaccTAATGTCACGCAAAATATGGACAATTTGTAAGCGCTGTTTCTACAGGTCACTAGCTAAGTGTTAGTCGCTAATCATGCTAAATTGGACATCTACTGAGGAGATATTTTTTGGACTAAACCAAAGcaatatttcactgtttttaataAGTCAGGGCTACACTTGATCTTTATAAAGGTACAAAATCTAAATCTAACTCATTAGATATTGCCTTATCTagttagtttattttatcattGCACCCCTTTcttgacttatttttgtttccagtgTTGTTTACCTTGTAAACTAGCAGTTCCCAACGCCTATCATACAAGCTGATGTTGGAGCTTTCGACGGACATTTTCAGGAACTCCCACTCTCCCTGTGTCTTCATTACCTCTCTGGAAAACTGCGTGGCCCGAGAGGAATTTGAGAAAGGAAAAATTCGAATTTCTTTTACTGTTGggagataaaagaaaattaaatgaggGTCCAAGCTGCTAAGTAGTCTGAGTGATTGGTGTAGTAATCATTCGGATGGTGATATAACCATGAAACTTCTCACAATTGTTCCCTATCAGATATCTATCAAATGCAGAAGTAATTGCCTTAGCAacagttgctaggcaaccagtTTCGGACAGTAACTGACTGCTAAAAAACTTCAATAACTTTATCtttagaaaaattacattacaaGACCTATAGAGccttttattggaaaaaaatggtGCTACTAGTAGCTATTTCAAGCTCTCAAAAAGTCTATTATGTTTCCATCTAGTTTTAAAATCTTATGGATTTTGATCAATTAAATGCTTCACCAAATTGTACCTCCATTTATTGGCCATCCATCATCATTTCATCCCAATCTATCTTGTAACCCAAAgaaatcttttgatttttttctgaaacaaatttaTCTATTTGGTTCTCTTTGCATGGTATTTATTAGATatactcaaaataaaataaactcctgACTGCTCAAACTAAGATCAGTATAAGTAACTTATTTCTGTAAGCGATATTTATTGAAGATGCATAACTATAGTTCCAAACAGTTAATTATTCTTTTTCAACATgcattaatcaatcaatcaaatttatttgcataGTTTAGCAACAAAGGTACTAATTGCTCATTAGTatcattgttttaaaagtgcTTACTGTATAAATATGGGGGCAACTCATAGATACCCACCACAGTGTATTGCAGAACCAATGGACAGGCTGCACTCCTGCGTGTCAAAAGGAAACTTGTGGACGTCCATCTTGCAGGTGCTAATCACCCGCATGTCCTCGTCAAAATAGACAGTCCCGTCATGAGTCACCAGGATGTATGGATTTTGAGGAGAGTCATCCTTCTCTACCCTGAAACATTActcaggaacacacacacatggacacacacacgcacacacacagatcctTGTTAATGTCTCACAGGAGGCCTGAAAGTAGCTCAGTGGGTTGTGGGGCCAATCCTTTTTAGAGGGCCTAAAACTATGAACAAAATCAGGCTAGTGCCCCAAAAAATCTTGATACTAAAAATCACtttcaataaacacaatttgaaactttattttacatgttagCTTTTCAGTCACATGTGGGGCCTCTAACATTCATGCTTTGCTGGGTCCACCTCTACACACATGACATTTTTAGTCTGTTATGGAGCTTGGTTTTAATGTTCAAGGTGTAAGAGACCCATCTTTACACACACATGATTtttcacacatacacatatatgcTGAACATTCAGATGACACATTTCATGCTCACAATGAACCGATTAACAGATGTTAAACTTTTAACTGTCATAGAACTGTGTTGGCCAAGAATTATACTGAAAGTGATATCCATATGGTTGTgtgtatttgaataaaaattaacacACAATAAAGTTGTTTACCTctgcaaatattaaattatagcTTTTTATGAAGCCACAAAACTAAATGTGCAATTTACTCATGATATTTCTATAAAGTTTTTTAGTTAAACTTagatttaaaaattagatttattcaTTGTATGTTTTCGCTTTTCAATTCTAGATTAACTTTGTCAGGTTGAATTTCAACACAGTAGCAAAAAAATATACCTTAAAAGGGAATCCAGCAAATGtctttaatataaattttaaaaaataagtaaattcaAACCTGCATATTTAGtctgataaattattttttatctctcatttctaaaagtgaaaaaaaattgacatgtagtgggtttttttaaagttatttaccatattttttcattcttgttGGTTTGAGCTTTGTAGATATCTCATGTAACACCCAACCTGCTCAGAATATTCCCTCTAACCTTCATTTTGATGCTTAGGTCCAATGTGCtgtttattcttgttttttgtaacttaaaacattatttagtaCGATAATGTTTTAGTTAAAGTCGGAGTacaatacatttacattttgtatgCCAATTATGCGTTTGACCTATTTCGACTGCTGCCAATGGCCACATTGGATGTATATCTTCAGTGCCTCAGATGGAGAAATTTACTAAAAGTGTTGAGACATTGTgatgaatgaaaacaagaagAGAATCTGTAAAGTCTATGTTAGTTTTTAACAATAATGCTAATGAAATATTCAGCCATTATGTATatgattttctaaatttgtgCAGATATTTAAGTCAATAGCTGTGTGCTGAAGGCTTACATCTCATAGATGAAGAGGTCAGGTCTCCAAAGAATGCCTTTAGGAACTGAAATCTCAGTGATCCCACAAAACTGAGCTGGATCCCAAGAGATGCGTTCGTCTTTCCATTGCTACATAAAAGCAGATagcaaaaagtaacaaaaaaatctgcccAAAAAAGGAAGGCAACACTTGTAATGGTAATATTGGTTgagatattaataaaaattagGTAAAAAGTTgtcaaactgaatttaattgacTCACCACTGACACCCAGACAAAAGGTACAAAGGTTTGGGTTTTCTCAACCTAAGAATAAGgacataaacattttcagaaaattgacCAATATTAATTATCTGATGAGTAGGGATGCCCCAATCTGATCCTAAGTATTGGTTTGGGTTCTACAGTGTTCTATTTCGAAGTCAGTGGCTGAAATCACCTACTGATCTTCGTTGTTGTTTTCGTAGAGATTTTATCAACTTTCCCACAATATACTCTGCAGCTCCCCATTGCAAAGACTGATTTTAAAATCAACCCATTTCAGTGTAAAAACTCATAAATAGTTTTGCATATTGCTTTATTCCTTTGTCCATTAAAATATCAGAATCAGGACATCCGTACGGATGAGCCTAACATCAGAAAGCATACAGTACCACCGACAGAATGGCATAGAGGATCAGGT is part of the Xiphophorus couchianus chromosome 10, X_couchianus-1.0, whole genome shotgun sequence genome and harbors:
- the LOC114151767 gene encoding 5-hydroxytryptamine receptor 3A-like, translated to MLVGFLFLLLISDEINSEQNCSYHDVLNYLNLSSNNELYSMTRPVKNYKNPTLVSLEVLLYAILDVVEKDQKFIPYVWTVTRWNNEYISWDPDQFCGIDNVSLRTEILWKPDLTIVEMTEKDKAPPSPYLTINNKGDVEVQNDQVLVSTCRMHIYKFPFDIQSCNLTFRSIIHTAREIRLQPSDNSSEATEWSREVMRTQYEWLFIDMIVTANNATILTDQDVVIYTITMKRRSLLYIVNFLLPVLFFLCLDLASFMISDYGGEKLSFKVTVLLAITVLQLILNEILPSSSDRVPLIAGYCIGIFALMMLSLLETIFVMYLRQKSSQDTERDGCMIHESIKSNKESHDWTSGGFIYNVSSSETGEILPGAKEDRSSKLLGECYTLERLSDELRAMEKMLTLLCKSNKDEETSGYWNRVATRVDKAFFVFYVLVVILFLVFIFLEWQSDSIDTT
- the LOC114152179 gene encoding 5-hydroxytryptamine receptor 3A-like, whose product is MMHISFFLLVIITGGVSCKVCSYQDVLDYLNMTVDTSVFKLTRPVLDHTHTTAVKTDLILYAILSVQWKDERISWDPAQFCGITEISVPKGILWRPDLFIYEMVEKDDSPQNPYILVTHDGTVYFDEDMRVISTCKMDVHKFPFDTQECSLSIGSAIHCVKEIRIFPFSNSSRATQFSREVMKTQGEWEFLKMSVESSNISLYDRRWELLVYKVTIKRRPLLHVINFLLPILFFLILDLASFFIADHRGEKLGFKVTVLLAISVLLLILNDILPSMSNRTPLIATYCIVIFALMLLSLLETILVTYLIDKDSEDELGLCDNGEEKNKQMKTKDCSTEIKKQNGCSYKVCESEKKHELLTVDDEVNYSSHSRDTNALQLILDEQKKLQNMMLRHFGPRAERVKSVFWAKRINRLFFIFYVLTVLLFLSFIFMEWYS